The genomic window cttcccACGTTTCTGGGTCTCTAGGTAACTTTGAATTTCTGTATGATTCTATTGATTTAGGTTCAACTTCAGGTCTGTATGTTAATAACTTCACATCTTTGTCAATAGTTTCAACGTCAATTTCATCAGTAGAATTTTcactaaaaagaaaatatatattgagacaattaaataattaaaaatagtggaTAAGGCTTACTTTTGAACAAAtctgtgtataaataatgtttgaattGTAGAACACAAACTATCTTGTTGGTATTCAGATGACGAGTAACTGTGTTCAGTCAATGTAGCATTATGTTGGTATTTCTATGAGTTCACATACAACAAGATTCAATTAGTTCGCATAcaacaaaattcaataatatatattcataaataaacaatatttaaacggaaaaaaaacatacttttCTTTGGGATATGTGTTCTAGGTACGATGTGAAATCTGATTTTAGCTCGGAGTCTACATCGGAATCCATTTTAAACGTTGTACTgtctagaaaaattaaaacaacttttaaaacaCTTTTCAAACTTCTTGATGATGTTTTACAGTTGTTATAACTCTAgatagtaaataacaaaattattaagctaaaaacattttaacagtTTAACTTTTACaccaatgttaatattatatcatataatgtaAACAAGATCTTATCAAAAGTCAAAacagcataaaataatattaaatgtaaataggtaattaagaCTTCAGAAAaagtaaaagataaaatttcgTTATATGACGGCctcagaatataataatataggtagatagACGTAATAAAAAGAGAAGTTTGCGCTTGGAGAGAGAAGTATGATGTAATCATTGTTAAAGCGAGATAAACAAAACACAAATTTCATGGAAGAaactaaaaaacttatttatttttccaatgcATTtcagaattttgaattttgtatgaATGTGTGGTGTGATTTCATTATAACACGAACAATACTGCAAAAGCCAAAaggtataagtaataatttggtaataagtaataagtaataactaataagtataagtagCGGCGTAGCCATTAGGGTTcgaattttaaagcatatgtttatttttttatatatgagatagaaatctaatttttatatgtaaattcgttttaagttttttgcttttttttatgcataaatgctttttttcaattactcCAGcagtgaattttttatatgtttattatgtaattgaaatattaataaatgtaaaaacccagaatttttttattcttattatctttattctatgggattattattgttttcgttatcggcttgcttgaatgtattaaacgtataatatatagtttgatTTCGCAAAAAGCCggcttgaattaaaaaaatgcaataattaatttaggtagCTCGTAAGTccatataagaaaaaaaaataaaacaaggcGACTGGCAATATAAACCTAAAACgtccataaatatatatttttaagatgttataactaaataacttgTAAGTAAGAATAACTTCGATACTTCTGAAAGAAGTATTACATTTCCAGAATTCGAATTacgaatgtattatttaagaaaaaagtttcaaattttaatacctaacgGTATAATCAACTCTTATCATTATCACTTATTAGTTTATCACTTTTGGAAGTCTCTATTAagttgatttttgaaaattacattttttattttcatggtttgttggtttaaatatttaatttagaaacttCATATTAACGCttctttttcatattttcatttccgaaaaacaatttcaagaatttatacaatttaaaatattgaaatgttacAGATACTTACCTAACTGATTATAcagaatgtataataaaacttatgatCTCTAATAATCTCTatctataataagttaataactcatttaaccaattttttaatattttaatgcatagACTGTTTTAAtgtcaaactaaaataataattgtgaaccTTAAGTTTatagtaactttttttttcaaatgagacTAAAgcattttcattaaatcattttatgtatttatctataaaataatgtttttaagtttttaaaatttaaaatatttattttatatacctatatgaagatctattttatataaaccatgcaatttaatagaataaaatgtttaattaaacaatatccgatattatataataatacacgtaaGTTGATAATCAAGccttttacctattatttttaataaaaatattaacatttaacttataataaataaaattccttaggtatgtattttcaaaacataatgttatgttactatttttaattaatgttttcaatttaaatctttaaaagtgAATGAGAATTTTTCACggatataaaacaatatattattctttagtaTATCTGTGgagttttttgaatatttttacatgacTTACAATAGGACCAAtaagtagtataattatttatgtatacagtacaacttaaatattgttgatgATTAGTcacattatatttcaattttttcaatcaattGCTTCTCCTGTTTTTATgccaaattcaatataaaaattgtgcaATATCCAACTTAATCGATACTGCCCTATTTTAAGACTAagtcacaattttaattatgattaatatattcattgttatataactgttttttttttaacagaaaaCATGcacaaaatagtttaatttattttttaaagatatttaaatattttgttgtaactaGGTaagctaaatattataagctatcAACTGGATACATATCACTGAAGTATTGAGTATAATCATTGATTCAACATCAATTACTGTAATACTGTgtaatctaaatttattgttaatcaataaaaattattagccaagtgaaattaatatttcgatttattttaaataaaagtatacttaGGTATGTTCTAAGgaagtacaaaattatttataccgtTGACAatgcatgatttttttttaactataatatattatacataggtagttataatagactatttaagaataattgcACTACTAAACAAGAAcagataatgtttttgatttaaaaataataatactaatagagTAAATAATAGTCAAGCAGTATTAATATCTACTACCTACTTTATTTTCagtatgaaaaacaaaaacaaaaatatgtaataacagttttatttatttatttattttccatatagatatttatcttTCCACGAGCCTCTTGCTTTATTTATTGGAAGTGTgcctaatatttgtttttgttcttCTTgcatttctaataattttctttgattttctttaaaaacttCAAGGGGGTGATCaaactgtttataatatgagaGTACTTCTCGTACATCATTCACTTCACTTGCTGAGATTACATTTAGAAATTCTGCCAATTGAATCAATTGTTGATCACCATCTTCACCATTCCATTTGGGTATTACCAGAGCATTATCCCTTTGTAACTTAACTGAATTTACATCCCAATCAATCATAATAACTTTGGATAAATCACGGTTAATACGATCAATGTTTTTTACATGATGTCCATCAATATAGTCAGTCGCATTCTTAACAAGTCTATACATAATtacgttatttttatctaaactgTCTAAAATTGGGTAAACATTAAATCCATTTGAAGCTGTGAATACaactatttcataattttgagaTACTTGCTCTAGGAAACGATCAACATTTGGCCTCTTTTTAAACCTCCACCCGGTCGCATATGTCCATTCAGGGTGAACAAGTAGGTCAGTCATTTCTATAATCAAGGTGTAAGGTGGTTGTATATACGGATATGGCAAAGGATCAGGTAATAGTTTTTCATAGGAAGGTGCTCTCATCGATTCAAAAAACTTTCCAACTGCCAAACGTCCACGATTAAACAGACGCACTGGATATATATCTTTTTCATCTTCatctcttttataataattgtcatcCATTAGAACATAGAGACCAGTGCCAAGAACCATCATTAAAGATGCACCTATGAAGAAGAATcctattttcaagttttttatcGCTTTTTCTTTTTCCTTACGTCTTTCATCTTTGTTCTCTCCAAATATATCAACTGAATCGAGTGCATGTTTCGTTTCTAATGTTTCAGCAGGTATTTTTCAGATTGAGAACTGTAAAAtttcttgtttaaaaataacacaaatggTGGATTGTTCGATaccagtttaaatatattcttatcgCATTTGCAACACGTTGTTGTTTTGCTCAAAATAGTAGTGTTGGGCAGGCGGAGTCctcgaaataaaaattgtgccatatttattttgtgtcgAATGTAAATTTGTAAGCATACCTATTATCatagaaaaatactaaatattatatacttattactaaatCTGAAGTTGAACACTGAATTTCAAAGTCACTAAATAACCATGATGTAACTAACATATAACGCAAATAAGtaacaatagtaaaaataaatgactaaAAAGTTAACGAAATTTGACACTTATGAAATAACCATGaaacaactatataaatactaataaattactattaatttaatataatatattactattatttgttcTATGCTATTATTTAGCAGATAGGTATAGTCAAAAACACAGTGTtagataagaaaaaaacataccGGTGGACATAACCTCAATTGATATGAATACTGGATACATAACTtcctatcaaaatattcaaaactatattagtagtttaaaattttcgaccataaaaattataaattaaaaaatattactattttttgttttgttattaccCTACTAGACTtacttattaatcattttttaaaatttcaaataagtaataattataggcaactaaaagttgaaaaatttgtaatttttgtaattagttATGAcaaatttgaaacttttatagttaatattttattaatccattaattatttgacatttaaccaaggtattattttacataattacatttatataatataaatactttttatcaatattttttcaaattatcaattattgaagctaattgtaatattcattatttaggtTGCTGTCTTTTCGGCATGGAGTCTTCATCCGAATATACAGAAATAAGTGAAGGCAGAGCAAAAATTCGGGTGCCTAACTCTagcaaagtattttataatcctGTACAAGAGTTCAACAGAGATTTAAGGTAAAACTatgcctatattattattgtgttgaacattaaaaatagatattttatgaatattaatgtatattgtatatatgtatacatattatattatatacatataatttagatatCCTTGAATTCAATTATGTTATCTCTTAAGGTttaaaatatctcaaaaaatgaattgatttGACgatttttctcaattttttagtaatttatctaaaacaaatatacctatttatagttgagtaaatatttgaaatttgaatatttaaaaggtTTTGTAAAACTTATAAGCAGAATAAAtatgtagaataaaaaaaaaaataatgaaaatattaataatatttttttttgattgtttaatacaataaaatttaactgtattaaagtttttaattaattaacaaatatccTTATTcccctttatttatttattaaattataaatttataaactaaaaatttgtattttacttgggaattatttacaacttacactagtataataattaattggtttatttCAGTATTGCTGTTCTTTCTGTGTTTTCTGAAATTCATCATAATGAAAAGCTAAAAACCAGAAAAAGACAAAGATCTCccgatgaaaataatacaacacaaGTTGAACCTGTGAAACTAGAAATTGGAACACAAATTGAAGTGagtttaatgtattttcttatttttttataaattttattcaattaattaaatcaaaacattttacttagtaaacaattttttttttattatttatagtcagGCTTAGAAATATTAGAAGCATTAGCAGCAACCGGTTTACGAGCTATTAGATATGCTCTTGAAGTTCCAGgagttaaacaaatatatgctAATGATATATCAAAAACAGCTGTACAAAtaatgaatcaaaatattgaagaaaacaatgttaaaaatttagttacaTCGACTCTTTATGATGCTgcgtaagttttattttataaaccattaataattaactatatttgtataaagataaaaaaaaaaagttactcaTAGGAAATTAGAGAGTAAATTCATGGGTTTTACGTACTTgtgagtaaataaaaatattataaattcaaaaaaaacttCTGAAAATAGCAACCTATTTACTttaacatgtttatttttttcaaaccatGTTTTTCATGTTGGTCATTTTTAAGGAGGTTAGACActgtaaaaacatattttatgttaatatttaaaaaaatattaatttattatgtgtatattattaaaacttaattgtaattaatctaaaaatatgtttaaaatcctGAAGTATTTGTCAAACCCTAATCCAAATTAaacaagaaatattttcattatttaattgctATACACCTATAGTCTGTCTGGTGAGAGAACGCGCCGATTCTGCGCATCCTCCTACATCTCCCTGCTATCGAAACCGGTTTCCTTATGGCATAATGGTGTTAGGGGATGCACAGAAAACCTGATGTTGGTCAGCTCGCGGCGCGTTCATTCGCTGGACATAGTATATAcagtttaatacataaataaattatgtgtaatatatgtataaatattttttgtttgtacagGCATGTTATGAGAAAAAGACAATTTGAATCTGAAACTAAATTTGATGTTGTTGATTTAGATCCTTATGGATGCCcaactaatttattagatCCAGCTGTGTGTAGCCTTGCTGACAATGGATTGTTGTTAGTCACCTGTACTGATATGGCTGTCTTAGCTGGTAATACACCAGAATCATGTTATGCCAAGTATGGTTCAATATCGTTGAGATCTCCAGCTTGTCATGAGatggtatatattttcatatctatagttatttaaatttatttttttaagtttttatttatatttatttttaggcatTGAGAATTGTTTTGCACACAATTACTAATGTGTGTACTCGATATGGTCGTTATATGGAgccattattatcaattagtgctgatttttatataaggGTATTTGTAGTTATACGTACTAGTCCTTTTATGTGTAAAACAATGTCTAGGTAAATACAGCTCAtgcaattgtattaaatacattaaatagtaaatactaacatattttaacttaatcaaCAAATTTCTACTTTAGTTTTTAGGAAAAATGTAGGaacattgatttattaataaattaatttaaataacaatttataatttatagcaaaaTATCAACAGTATATAAATGTAGAGGATGTAATATGACAACTTTGTTACCATTGGGTTCTGCTAAATCagattcaaaaaatatgaaatttactcTTTTGTCTGGTCCACCAGTTGACAAAAAATGTGAACATTGTGGATTTCCTCATTTAGTAAgtggttatatttaaaatgtacaaaaattatattttattttaatattttaacgaattatttttttaaggtgGGAGGACCTATATGGACTGGTCCTTTGTATAACACTGAATTTCTCACCAAATTGTGTGATTACATAAAAACTGAAGaagctgaaaaaaaatttaatacaataagacGAATGAGAGGAATGTTGGGTATGATGCAAGAAGAATTACAGGATATTCCattgtattatacagtacCTTCACTTACTAATACTGTTCATTGTGAAGCAATGCCATTGAGATACTTTTTGTACGTATAAATCAGTTAATTTTTCctgatatttacttatttataaatgatagtacaaaatatttttaaactcactTTTATTGGCGTATTATTAATGTCTACTATTTTTGTTTGGGGTAAAGTAGAACAACACCTtggttcttattattatttttttttatggttttaatttcaaaagtgatataatttattacaaaaataaaaagagacaaattaattttttattctatccctgtattttttcaaacatttttgatgaatgtaaaatataaatatcatattgaaatttacattttaatcaaaattaatgtaatataattatacattaaatttctttCAATTTGGAATAAGTCATGTTTgttatacatagtaatataattgaagcatttttttttaaaaatatttttagttctgCATTAGTGGGTGCTGGATACCGTGTATCTTCATCACATTGTGCCCAAAATAGTGTTAAAACTGATGCACCTCAATCAGTTGTTTGGGATGTCATCAGAACTTGGGTTCAAACACATCCAGTATCTGAAAAACGATTACAAGATTCTGTTGCAGCAAGaacaattttgtcaaaacaaTCTATGACTGAa from Aphis gossypii isolate Hap1 chromosome 1, ASM2018417v2, whole genome shotgun sequence includes these protein-coding regions:
- the LOC126549484 gene encoding probable tRNA (guanine(26)-N(2))-dimethyltransferase isoform X1 produces the protein MEETKKLIYFSNAFQNFEFCMNVWCDFIITRTILQKPKGCCLFGMESSSEYTEISEGRAKIRVPNSSKVFYNPVQEFNRDLSIAVLSVFSEIHHNEKLKTRKRQRSPDENNTTQVEPVKLEIGTQIESGLEILEALAATGLRAIRYALEVPGVKQIYANDISKTAVQIMNQNIEENNVKNLVTSTLYDAAHVMRKRQFESETKFDVVDLDPYGCPTNLLDPAVCSLADNGLLLVTCTDMAVLAGNTPESCYAKYGSISLRSPACHEMALRIVLHTITNVCTRYGRYMEPLLSISADFYIRVFVVIRTSPFMCKTMSSKISTVYKCRGCNMTTLLPLGSAKSDSKNMKFTLLSGPPVDKKCEHCGFPHLVGGPIWTGPLYNTEFLTKLCDYIKTEEAEKKFNTIRRMRGMLGMMQEELQDIPLYYTVPSLTNTVHCEAMPLRYFFSALVGAGYRVSSSHCAQNSVKTDAPQSVVWDVIRTWVQTHPVSEKRLQDSVAARTILSKQSMTEIIFDKKYNTVPKSLQGLVRYQQNPAPYWGPGTKGNSKQKVALSATEVECGTDIKGSK
- the LOC126549484 gene encoding probable tRNA (guanine(26)-N(2))-dimethyltransferase isoform X2; the protein is MQFNRIKCLIKQYPILYNNTRCCLFGMESSSEYTEISEGRAKIRVPNSSKVFYNPVQEFNRDLSIAVLSVFSEIHHNEKLKTRKRQRSPDENNTTQVEPVKLEIGTQIESGLEILEALAATGLRAIRYALEVPGVKQIYANDISKTAVQIMNQNIEENNVKNLVTSTLYDAAHVMRKRQFESETKFDVVDLDPYGCPTNLLDPAVCSLADNGLLLVTCTDMAVLAGNTPESCYAKYGSISLRSPACHEMALRIVLHTITNVCTRYGRYMEPLLSISADFYIRVFVVIRTSPFMCKTMSSKISTVYKCRGCNMTTLLPLGSAKSDSKNMKFTLLSGPPVDKKCEHCGFPHLVGGPIWTGPLYNTEFLTKLCDYIKTEEAEKKFNTIRRMRGMLGMMQEELQDIPLYYTVPSLTNTVHCEAMPLRYFFSALVGAGYRVSSSHCAQNSVKTDAPQSVVWDVIRTWVQTHPVSEKRLQDSVAARTILSKQSMTEIIFDKKYNTVPKSLQGLVRYQQNPAPYWGPGTKGNSKQKVALSATEVECGTDIKGSK
- the LOC126549484 gene encoding probable tRNA (guanine(26)-N(2))-dimethyltransferase isoform X3 codes for the protein MESSSEYTEISEGRAKIRVPNSSKVFYNPVQEFNRDLSIAVLSVFSEIHHNEKLKTRKRQRSPDENNTTQVEPVKLEIGTQIESGLEILEALAATGLRAIRYALEVPGVKQIYANDISKTAVQIMNQNIEENNVKNLVTSTLYDAAHVMRKRQFESETKFDVVDLDPYGCPTNLLDPAVCSLADNGLLLVTCTDMAVLAGNTPESCYAKYGSISLRSPACHEMALRIVLHTITNVCTRYGRYMEPLLSISADFYIRVFVVIRTSPFMCKTMSSKISTVYKCRGCNMTTLLPLGSAKSDSKNMKFTLLSGPPVDKKCEHCGFPHLVGGPIWTGPLYNTEFLTKLCDYIKTEEAEKKFNTIRRMRGMLGMMQEELQDIPLYYTVPSLTNTVHCEAMPLRYFFSALVGAGYRVSSSHCAQNSVKTDAPQSVVWDVIRTWVQTHPVSEKRLQDSVAARTILSKQSMTEIIFDKKYNTVPKSLQGLVRYQQNPAPYWGPGTKGNSKQKVALSATEVECGTDIKGSK